Proteins from a genomic interval of Micromonospora sp. NBC_00389:
- a CDS encoding 4a-hydroxytetrahydrobiopterin dehydratase — protein MRVLFNSRAKHDYLSDALTLLSGWTREGEQIRRTLVIDDTQHAALTERVKVVADALHLRPEISRHADSTQIRVGHGNGEPLTEGEVLLAARIEDVYRTVTES, from the coding sequence ATGCGCGTGCTGTTCAACAGCCGGGCCAAGCACGATTACCTTTCCGACGCGTTGACCTTGCTATCTGGTTGGACGCGGGAAGGCGAGCAGATCCGGCGGACTCTCGTGATCGACGATACCCAACACGCGGCGCTGACCGAACGGGTGAAGGTCGTCGCCGACGCGCTGCACCTGCGCCCCGAGATCAGCCGCCACGCTGACAGTACCCAGATCCGGGTCGGGCATGGCAACGGGGAGCCGCTGACCGAGGGCGAGGTCCTGCTGGCCGCCCGGATCGAGGACGTCTACCGGACGGTCACCGAGTCCTGA
- a CDS encoding VOC family protein: MSTVRVTGFDHLVLTVADVERALDFYCGRLGLEPVRVDEWRAGAVPFPSVRISPESIIDLVRGDRQGTNVDHFCLVVAPLDWAQVIESGTFTVLTGPVSRFGARGTATSIYVRDPDGNSVELRWYPPM, from the coding sequence GTGAGCACGGTACGCGTGACCGGTTTCGACCATCTGGTGCTGACCGTCGCCGACGTGGAGCGGGCGCTGGACTTCTACTGCGGCCGGCTCGGGCTGGAGCCGGTACGGGTCGACGAGTGGCGAGCCGGTGCCGTGCCGTTCCCGTCGGTGCGGATCAGCCCGGAGAGCATCATCGACCTCGTCCGCGGCGACCGGCAGGGCACGAATGTCGACCACTTCTGCCTGGTGGTGGCACCGCTGGACTGGGCGCAGGTGATCGAGTCGGGCACCTTCACGGTGCTGACCGGCCCGGTCAGCCGGTTCGGCGCCCGCGGGACGGCGACCTCGATCTACGTGCGGGACCCGGACGGCAACTCGGTGGAGCTGCGCTGGTACCCACCGATGTAG
- a CDS encoding DUF1801 domain-containing protein, with translation MSIDDYLAGLPGPLREIGEKLTPVIAAALPGATGAMWHGHPVWSLGDRPGLRPVCLLKAYRSDVTFGLWRGQEITDPSGRLVPGARVMAAVKLRGVADIDPALFTDWLRAAAALEEA, from the coding sequence ATGAGCATCGACGACTACCTGGCCGGCCTGCCCGGCCCGCTGCGCGAGATCGGGGAGAAGCTGACGCCCGTCATCGCCGCCGCGCTGCCCGGGGCGACCGGCGCGATGTGGCACGGCCACCCGGTCTGGAGCCTGGGCGACCGGCCGGGCCTGCGCCCGGTCTGCCTGCTCAAGGCGTACCGGTCGGACGTCACCTTCGGGCTGTGGCGGGGGCAGGAGATCACCGACCCGTCCGGGCGACTGGTGCCCGGCGCGCGGGTGATGGCGGCGGTGAAGCTGCGTGGCGTCGCCGACATCGACCCGGCGCTGTTCACCGACTGGCTCCGCGCGGCGGCCGCGCTGGAGGAGGCGTGA
- a CDS encoding LysR family transcriptional regulator, which translates to MLERYEVETFLTLAEELHFGRTAERLRVSTGRVSHVVKKLERRIGAPLFARTSRVVQLTPIGRQLADELAPLVAGMDEAVRRAVDAGRGVTGTLRVAFLGEWTAPVLLRAVALFTERHPDCRVEVHEAQLATTRSGLLDGSTDVLIASYPFDGMANGPALLSEDRVLAVAAGHPLTRERSVSLEVLADHPVVQYPTVTSTEFKRDRTPERTPSGRPVPTGPTGNTFSEMLSLVALGRGVLPVGEHTRRYYPRPDVAYVPIHDAPPIERGPIWLASNSTARVLEFVRAATEANPR; encoded by the coding sequence GTGCTGGAGCGGTACGAGGTCGAGACCTTCCTGACCCTCGCCGAGGAGCTGCACTTCGGTCGGACCGCCGAGCGGCTGCGGGTCAGCACCGGCCGGGTCAGCCACGTGGTCAAGAAGCTGGAACGCCGGATCGGGGCGCCGCTGTTCGCCCGGACCAGTCGGGTCGTCCAGCTCACCCCGATCGGGCGGCAGCTCGCCGACGAGCTGGCCCCGCTGGTGGCCGGGATGGACGAGGCGGTCCGTCGCGCGGTCGACGCCGGGCGGGGCGTCACCGGGACACTGCGGGTGGCGTTCCTGGGCGAGTGGACCGCGCCGGTGCTGCTCCGGGCGGTCGCCCTGTTCACCGAGCGACACCCCGACTGCCGGGTGGAGGTGCACGAGGCGCAGCTGGCCACCACCCGCTCCGGCCTGCTCGACGGCTCCACCGACGTGCTGATCGCCTCGTACCCCTTCGACGGGATGGCCAACGGCCCGGCCCTGCTCTCCGAGGACCGGGTGCTGGCGGTGGCCGCGGGCCACCCGCTCACCCGGGAGCGGTCCGTGTCGCTGGAGGTGCTCGCCGACCATCCGGTGGTGCAGTACCCGACGGTGACCTCGACGGAGTTCAAGCGGGACCGGACCCCGGAGCGCACCCCGTCCGGCCGGCCGGTGCCGACGGGCCCCACCGGGAACACGTTCTCCGAGATGCTGTCCCTGGTGGCGCTGGGCCGTGGCGTGCTGCCGGTGGGCGAGCACACCCGGCGCTACTACCCGCGCCCCGACGTGGCGTACGTGCCGATCCACGACGCGCCGCCGATCGAGCGGGGGCCGATCTGGCTGGCCAGCAACAGCACCGCCCGGGTGCTGGAGTTCGTCCGCGCCGCGACCGAGGCGAACCCCCGATGA
- a CDS encoding class I SAM-dependent methyltransferase: MRHGEFRHRRLVQVYDAECPWGPDDDFFRAVVDETPGARVLDLGCGTGRLTVALAAGGHTVTGVDPACASLAAARAKPGGERVTWIEGTSALLPDQAFEVAVLTSHVAQFFVDDAEWARTLADLRRALVPGGRLVFDARDPADRRWERWNPVDSQRRITLPDGGEVRAWTEVTGVRDDAVSFTHHYHFADDEELLSSATLRFRTEAQLRDSLGAAGFTVDRIHGGWHREPVGQGDGEFLVIAQASRLAPVA, translated from the coding sequence ATGAGGCACGGCGAGTTCCGCCACCGCCGGCTGGTCCAGGTCTACGACGCCGAATGCCCGTGGGGGCCGGACGACGACTTCTTCCGGGCGGTGGTCGACGAGACCCCGGGCGCCCGGGTCCTCGACCTGGGTTGCGGCACCGGCCGGCTGACCGTCGCCCTCGCCGCCGGTGGCCACACCGTCACCGGCGTCGACCCCGCCTGCGCGTCCCTGGCCGCCGCCCGCGCCAAGCCGGGCGGCGAGCGGGTGACCTGGATCGAGGGCACCTCGGCTCTGCTGCCGGACCAGGCGTTCGAGGTGGCGGTGCTGACCAGCCACGTGGCGCAGTTCTTCGTCGATGACGCGGAGTGGGCACGTACCCTCGCCGACCTGCGACGGGCGCTGGTACCCGGCGGCCGACTGGTCTTCGACGCCCGGGACCCGGCGGACCGCCGCTGGGAGCGGTGGAACCCGGTGGACTCGCAGCGGCGGATCACGCTGCCGGACGGCGGCGAGGTCCGCGCCTGGACCGAGGTCACCGGGGTACGTGACGACGCGGTCAGCTTTACCCACCACTACCACTTCGCCGACGACGAGGAGCTGCTCAGCTCGGCGACGCTGCGCTTCCGCACCGAGGCGCAGCTACGCGACTCCCTGGGCGCGGCCGGTTTCACCGTGGATCGCATCCATGGCGGCTGGCACCGCGAGCCGGTCGGCCAGGGCGACGGCGAGTTCCTGGTCATCGCCCAGGCCAGCCGGCTGGCACCGGTTGCCTAG
- a CDS encoding PH domain-containing protein, which yields MANIAYDRKEQVQQIESGLLDGEQIIAVYDAVGTGTGFIGLTDRRVIIQDRSFVGKRHAITSIPYSKITSVSVVSNKSWGGTFFSTGAIAIHVGTHTYEVEFRGAQKSHHVHNVILHHIS from the coding sequence ATGGCGAACATCGCGTACGACCGCAAGGAGCAGGTCCAGCAGATCGAGAGTGGACTCCTCGACGGTGAGCAGATCATTGCCGTCTACGACGCTGTCGGCACCGGCACCGGGTTCATCGGGCTGACCGATCGGCGCGTGATCATCCAGGACCGTTCCTTCGTCGGGAAGCGGCATGCGATCACCAGCATTCCGTACTCGAAGATCACCAGCGTGAGCGTGGTCAGCAACAAGTCCTGGGGCGGCACGTTCTTCTCCACCGGGGCGATCGCCATCCACGTCGGCACGCACACGTACGAGGTGGAGTTCCGTGGCGCGCAGAAGAGCCACCACGTGCACAACGTGATCCTGCACCACATCTCCTGA
- a CDS encoding class I SAM-dependent methyltransferase: MSVFDDPGLFGRLWAAGYDDGPNPGPTPAVDFLADLADDGPVLELAIGTGRIALPLAERGLTVHGVEASEEMLAKLRAKPGGEHIPVVVGDMADVGVPGPFRLAYLVYNTLFNLVDAERQADCFRNVARVLSPGGAFVVEAFVPDPRSFDSDEQVQVRAVTEDSATIRLHRYDRPAQRFIRQTITFDGDGVHLKPFAMRYAWPHQLDAMAQQAGLRLTERYADWRRRPFDADSTAHISVYRAE, translated from the coding sequence ATGTCGGTCTTCGACGATCCCGGCCTCTTCGGCCGACTGTGGGCCGCCGGCTACGACGACGGACCCAACCCCGGCCCGACGCCGGCCGTCGACTTCCTGGCCGACCTGGCCGACGACGGGCCGGTTCTCGAACTGGCGATCGGCACCGGCCGGATCGCCCTGCCGCTGGCCGAGCGCGGCCTCACCGTGCACGGCGTCGAGGCGTCCGAGGAGATGCTGGCGAAACTGCGGGCCAAGCCCGGCGGCGAGCACATCCCGGTGGTGGTCGGCGACATGGCGGACGTGGGCGTACCGGGCCCGTTCCGCCTGGCGTACCTGGTCTACAACACGCTCTTCAACCTGGTCGACGCCGAGCGGCAGGCGGACTGCTTCCGCAACGTCGCCCGGGTGCTGTCGCCCGGCGGCGCGTTCGTCGTCGAGGCGTTCGTGCCCGACCCTCGCAGCTTCGACTCCGACGAGCAGGTGCAGGTCCGCGCCGTGACCGAGGACTCCGCGACGATCCGGCTGCACCGGTACGACCGACCGGCGCAGCGCTTCATCCGGCAGACCATCACGTTCGACGGCGACGGTGTGCACCTGAAGCCCTTCGCCATGCGGTACGCCTGGCCGCACCAGCTCGACGCGATGGCGCAGCAGGCCGGGCTCCGGCTCACCGAGCGGTACGCCGACTGGCGCCGGCGACCGTTCGACGCTGACAGCACGGCCCACATCTCCGTCTACCGCGCGGAGTAG
- a CDS encoding MFS transporter has translation MPSDTARFPRSSPYWPVVSHPLLRRVLPGLAVSALGDGMAVVAVTWLAIQLAPQDQRGTWIAIAVAAYALPSEAGTVIFGRLLGGRSGAQLAGWDAILRATALAAIPLAYLSGVLTIGLYVVLLAASALLHSWGSAGRFTLIAELLPQRHHLPANAVLTIISGFATIVGPPLAGILIGWAGAVWVIAIDAATFAVLALTYRLALPAADSAHRYERGASRTAGFAVIRHNPALLGLLVLSLGFFFLFGPVYVAMPIHVTDDLHASATLLGIYYTAFGIGGLVGGVVAGHLRGWPLRTTTIGIVVGFGVAMLPLGLGAPVGLSLPAFALARLIWAPYMSMSMALFQRSTSTAQLPAVLAANGAVLVLAVPLGTMLGGPLVGVIGARPTLLLCAVAIVALGLIAGGFAISRGSARSPGDSAVTEISASR, from the coding sequence ATGCCATCGGACACCGCCCGTTTCCCGCGCTCCTCGCCCTACTGGCCAGTGGTCAGTCACCCACTGCTCCGGCGGGTCCTGCCCGGGCTGGCGGTGTCCGCCCTGGGCGACGGCATGGCGGTGGTCGCCGTGACCTGGCTCGCCATCCAGCTCGCACCGCAGGACCAGCGCGGCACGTGGATCGCCATCGCGGTGGCAGCGTACGCCCTGCCCAGCGAGGCCGGGACGGTCATCTTCGGTCGGCTGTTGGGCGGGCGTAGCGGCGCCCAGCTCGCCGGCTGGGACGCGATCCTGCGGGCCACGGCACTCGCGGCGATCCCCCTCGCCTACCTCTCCGGCGTGCTCACCATCGGGCTGTACGTGGTCCTGCTGGCCGCGTCGGCGTTGCTGCACTCGTGGGGTTCCGCCGGGCGCTTCACCCTGATCGCCGAACTCCTGCCGCAGCGACACCATTTACCGGCCAACGCGGTGCTCACCATCATCTCCGGGTTCGCCACCATCGTCGGCCCACCACTGGCGGGCATCCTGATCGGCTGGGCCGGGGCGGTCTGGGTCATCGCTATCGACGCGGCCACCTTCGCCGTACTGGCCCTCACCTACCGCCTCGCCCTTCCCGCCGCCGACAGCGCCCACCGGTACGAGCGCGGTGCCTCACGGACTGCGGGCTTCGCCGTCATCCGCCACAACCCCGCCCTGCTCGGCCTCCTGGTGCTGAGCCTGGGGTTCTTCTTCCTCTTCGGACCGGTGTACGTGGCCATGCCGATCCACGTCACCGATGACCTGCACGCCTCCGCGACGCTGCTCGGCATCTACTACACCGCGTTCGGCATCGGCGGCCTCGTCGGCGGTGTGGTCGCCGGCCATCTGCGCGGCTGGCCCTTGCGGACCACCACCATCGGCATCGTCGTCGGGTTCGGCGTCGCCATGCTGCCCCTCGGCCTGGGCGCACCCGTGGGTCTGTCGCTGCCCGCCTTCGCCCTGGCGCGCCTGATCTGGGCGCCGTACATGTCCATGTCGATGGCGCTGTTCCAGCGCAGCACGTCCACCGCACAACTACCGGCGGTGCTGGCGGCGAACGGCGCCGTCCTCGTGCTGGCGGTGCCGCTGGGCACCATGCTCGGCGGCCCGCTGGTGGGCGTCATCGGCGCCCGCCCGACGCTGCTGCTCTGTGCGGTGGCGATCGTGGCCCTCGGCCTGATCGCCGGGGGTTTCGCGATCTCGCGTGGGAGCGCGCGATCCCCCGGCGATTCCGCCGTCACCGAGATCAGTGCCAGTCGCTGA
- a CDS encoding SRPBCC family protein, with product MVDILHRVGVVAPLDDVYRAVATPEGLAGWWTTDTVGKSEVGGQLAFRFGDAGGFDMEVLELDPTGRVRWRVVDGPEEWIGTEVSWRLDQRGEYTIVQFTHEGWREPVEFMHHCSTKWATFLMSLKELVETGRGRPAPDDVRISDWH from the coding sequence ATGGTCGACATCCTGCACCGGGTCGGCGTCGTGGCTCCGCTCGACGACGTCTACCGAGCGGTGGCAACTCCAGAGGGCCTCGCCGGCTGGTGGACGACCGACACGGTGGGCAAGAGCGAGGTCGGCGGGCAATTGGCCTTCCGGTTCGGCGACGCCGGTGGGTTCGACATGGAGGTCCTTGAGCTGGACCCCACCGGCCGGGTGCGGTGGCGAGTCGTCGACGGTCCCGAGGAATGGATCGGCACCGAGGTCAGCTGGCGTCTCGACCAGCGCGGCGAGTACACGATCGTCCAGTTCACGCACGAGGGCTGGCGCGAGCCGGTCGAGTTCATGCACCACTGCAGCACCAAGTGGGCGACGTTCCTGATGAGTCTCAAGGAGCTGGTGGAGACAGGGCGCGGCAGGCCGGCGCCGGACGACGTCAGGATCAGCGACTGGCACTGA
- a CDS encoding ArsR/SmtB family transcription factor: MSTAVDDDLWSAIGDPIRRTMIDLLLSGGPGTATSLSKRLPVTRQAVSKHLAVLDRVGLIHAAPAGRERLYQVDEAQLARAVAQLSAVGATWDARLRRIKRIAEAIERNRTNNEGE, translated from the coding sequence ATGAGCACGGCCGTCGACGATGACCTGTGGTCGGCGATCGGCGACCCCATCCGGCGCACGATGATCGACCTTCTTCTTTCCGGCGGACCAGGCACAGCCACGTCGCTCAGCAAGCGGCTACCCGTCACCCGCCAAGCCGTCTCGAAGCACCTGGCCGTCCTGGACCGGGTCGGGCTGATTCACGCGGCGCCGGCTGGCCGCGAGCGCCTCTACCAGGTGGACGAGGCGCAACTCGCCCGAGCCGTCGCCCAGTTGTCAGCGGTCGGCGCCACCTGGGACGCCCGACTCCGGCGGATCAAGCGGATCGCCGAGGCGATCGAACGCAACCGCACCAACAACGAAGGAGAATGA
- a CDS encoding SRPBCC domain-containing protein — MEQGSIERDIHVDASPEVVFEVVSQPEHMREWWPDDARFEPVAGAPGELVWRNGEAGETTTVALAVVEVDPPKRFSFRWCFTDADRSGQSLLVTFDLVPSGAGTLVRMTETGFREMGWEIAVLEEQYRDHETGWDHYIRRLGTYVARLVATS; from the coding sequence ATGGAACAGGGATCCATCGAGCGCGACATCCATGTCGACGCTTCACCTGAGGTGGTCTTCGAGGTCGTCAGTCAGCCCGAGCACATGCGGGAATGGTGGCCTGACGACGCACGGTTCGAGCCGGTCGCGGGCGCACCCGGTGAGCTCGTGTGGCGTAACGGCGAGGCGGGCGAGACGACGACCGTCGCACTCGCTGTCGTCGAGGTCGACCCCCCGAAGCGATTCTCCTTCCGGTGGTGCTTCACGGACGCGGATCGGAGCGGGCAGTCACTGCTCGTCACCTTCGATCTGGTGCCGAGCGGTGCCGGGACCCTGGTCCGGATGACCGAGACCGGGTTCCGCGAAATGGGCTGGGAGATCGCTGTCCTGGAGGAGCAGTACCGCGACCACGAGACCGGGTGGGACCACTACATCCGGAGGCTGGGCACGTACGTTGCGCGGCTGGTTGCCACCTCATGA
- a CDS encoding VOC family protein: MSENSPHRHHAIDYVELTVTDLAQAKRFYADAFGWQFNDYGPEYAGIRSPLGDPAPEVGGLRVDQEVRAGGPLVLLYSADLDRSVQAVKDAGGQVVNGPYEFPGGRRFHFTDPSGNELGAWAEL; this comes from the coding sequence ATGTCTGAAAACTCTCCGCACCGGCACCACGCCATCGACTACGTGGAGCTGACGGTCACCGACCTCGCCCAGGCCAAGCGCTTCTACGCCGATGCGTTCGGCTGGCAGTTCAACGACTACGGGCCGGAGTACGCCGGCATTCGCAGCCCGCTCGGCGACCCCGCACCCGAGGTGGGTGGTCTGCGCGTCGACCAGGAAGTCCGGGCAGGCGGCCCGCTCGTGCTGCTCTACTCGGCCGACCTCGACCGGTCCGTGCAGGCGGTGAAGGACGCCGGCGGCCAGGTGGTGAACGGGCCGTACGAGTTCCCCGGTGGCCGCCGATTCCACTTCACCGACCCCAGCGGCAACGAGTTGGGCGCCTGGGCTGAGCTGTAG
- a CDS encoding YnfA family protein — protein sequence MTVARSILLFLLAALFEIGGAWLVWQGWRENRGLLWVAAGVIALGFYGFVATFQPDPNFGRILAAYGGVFVAGSLAWAMIVDKFRPDRYDVVGAAICLVGVAIIMYAPRSG from the coding sequence ATGACGGTCGCCCGCTCGATCCTGTTGTTCCTGCTCGCCGCGCTGTTCGAGATCGGCGGGGCCTGGCTCGTGTGGCAGGGCTGGCGCGAGAACCGGGGCCTGCTGTGGGTGGCGGCCGGGGTCATCGCCCTCGGGTTCTACGGCTTCGTCGCCACCTTCCAACCCGACCCGAACTTCGGCCGCATCCTGGCCGCGTACGGCGGTGTCTTCGTCGCCGGTTCCCTGGCCTGGGCCATGATCGTCGACAAGTTCCGCCCCGACCGCTACGACGTCGTCGGCGCGGCCATCTGCCTGGTCGGGGTCGCCATCATCATGTACGCCCCGCGCAGCGGCTGA
- a CDS encoding FAD-binding dehydrogenase, which translates to MDADVIVVGAGLAGLVAAAELAEAGRRVILLDQEPETNLGGQAFWSFGGLFLVDSPEQRRMGIRDSHELALQDWLGTAGFDRPEDEWPRRWAEAYVDFAAGEKRSWLHARGVRFFPVVGWAERGGYGAIGHGNSVPRFHVTWGTGPAVVAPFARRVRDAAAKGLVTLAFRHRVDELVVTDGVVTGVRGAVLEPSDSARGVASSRTVVGDFELTAQAVLVASGGIGADHDLVRRNWPARLGTAPERMITGVPAHVDGRMLRITQDAGGTVINPDRMWHYVEGVQNWNPIWAGHGIRILPGPSSLWFDATGKRLPGPLYPGFDTLGTLAHLRTTGHDHSWFVLTQKIIEKEFALSGSEQNPDLTNKSVRQTLGRIRPGAPAPVEAFKQHGEDFVVAHTLDELVAGMNALTGTPLLDVEDIRREVVARDRELDNAFTKDGQISAIHNARRYRGDKLVRTATPHKILDPKAGPLIAVRLHVITRKTLGGLQTDLSGRVLNSDATPIPGLYAAGEASGFGGGGVHGYRSLEGTFLGGCIFSGRQAGRAIAQATA; encoded by the coding sequence ATGGACGCAGACGTCATCGTTGTCGGGGCCGGGTTGGCCGGTCTGGTCGCCGCCGCCGAACTCGCGGAGGCGGGCCGCCGGGTGATCCTGCTCGACCAGGAGCCCGAGACGAATCTGGGTGGGCAGGCGTTCTGGTCCTTCGGCGGCCTGTTCCTGGTCGACTCGCCGGAGCAGCGCCGGATGGGGATCCGGGACTCGCACGAGCTCGCCCTGCAGGACTGGCTCGGCACGGCCGGGTTCGACCGGCCCGAGGACGAGTGGCCGCGCAGGTGGGCCGAGGCGTACGTGGACTTCGCGGCCGGGGAGAAACGGTCCTGGCTGCACGCCCGGGGCGTACGGTTCTTCCCGGTGGTCGGCTGGGCCGAGCGCGGCGGGTACGGGGCCATCGGGCACGGCAACTCGGTCCCGCGTTTCCACGTCACCTGGGGCACCGGACCCGCTGTCGTCGCGCCGTTCGCCCGCCGGGTCCGTGACGCCGCCGCGAAGGGACTGGTCACCCTCGCGTTCCGGCACCGGGTCGACGAGCTTGTCGTGACCGACGGTGTCGTGACCGGCGTACGGGGTGCTGTCCTGGAGCCGAGCGACTCCGCTCGCGGGGTGGCCAGCAGCCGCACGGTGGTCGGTGACTTCGAGCTGACCGCCCAGGCCGTCCTGGTGGCCTCCGGCGGTATCGGTGCCGACCACGACCTGGTCCGGAGGAACTGGCCGGCCCGGCTCGGTACCGCACCCGAGCGCATGATCACCGGTGTCCCCGCCCATGTGGACGGGCGGATGCTGCGGATCACCCAGGACGCCGGCGGCACCGTCATCAACCCCGACCGGATGTGGCACTACGTCGAGGGCGTGCAGAACTGGAACCCCATCTGGGCAGGCCACGGCATCCGGATCCTGCCTGGGCCCTCCTCGCTGTGGTTCGACGCCACCGGCAAGCGGCTGCCCGGACCGCTCTACCCCGGCTTCGACACCCTTGGCACGCTGGCGCACCTGCGGACCACCGGGCACGACCACAGCTGGTTCGTACTCACCCAGAAGATCATCGAGAAGGAGTTCGCGCTCTCCGGCTCCGAACAGAACCCCGACCTCACCAACAAGTCGGTCCGGCAGACCCTCGGCCGCATCCGCCCCGGCGCACCCGCACCCGTCGAGGCGTTCAAGCAGCACGGCGAGGACTTCGTCGTCGCCCACACCCTCGACGAACTCGTCGCCGGTATGAACGCGCTGACCGGCACGCCCCTGCTCGACGTCGAGGACATCCGACGTGAGGTCGTCGCCCGCGACCGGGAACTGGACAACGCGTTCACCAAGGACGGCCAGATCTCCGCCATCCACAACGCCCGCCGGTACCGCGGCGACAAGCTGGTCCGTACGGCCACCCCGCACAAGATCCTCGACCCGAAGGCCGGCCCACTCATCGCGGTCCGGCTGCACGTGATCACCCGCAAGACCCTCGGCGGCCTGCAGACCGACCTGTCGGGACGGGTGCTCAACTCCGACGCGACCCCGATCCCCGGCCTGTACGCCGCCGGTGAGGCGAGCGGATTCGGCGGGGGCGGCGTGCACGGCTACCGCTCCCTGGAGGGCACCTTCCTCGGCGGCTGCATCTTCTCCGGCCGCCAGGCCGGCCGCGCGATCGCGCAGGCAACCGCGTGA
- a CDS encoding MBL fold metallo-hydrolase: MRMKLGRPDLAAYADRFDVPPAAEGFSVTFLGVASLLFDDGDTAVLTDGFFSRPSLLRVALGRLTPDDARINSALARLGLGHGGRRLAAVIPVHTHFDHVMDSATAALRTGAVLAGGHSAANVGRGAGLTDDRIHVVTPHEPMSLGAFTLTFVESEHCPPDRFPGTITDPVVPPARASAYRCGEAWSVLVAHASGRTALVQGSAGYRPGALDGRRADVVYLGIGQLGVQDEDYIRTYWAQTVRAVGARRVVLVHWDDFFRPLDRPLRALPYAGDDLDVTMGVLTRLAHDERVALHLPTLWRREDPWAGLR; encoded by the coding sequence ATGCGCATGAAGCTCGGCCGGCCCGACCTGGCCGCGTACGCCGACCGGTTCGACGTCCCACCCGCTGCGGAGGGCTTCAGCGTCACCTTTCTCGGCGTCGCCAGCCTGCTCTTCGACGACGGCGACACGGCGGTGCTGACCGACGGGTTCTTCTCCCGGCCGTCCCTGCTCAGGGTCGCCCTCGGCAGGCTCACACCCGACGACGCGCGCATCAACTCGGCGCTCGCCCGGCTGGGACTGGGCCACGGGGGCCGCCGGCTGGCCGCCGTGATCCCCGTACACACCCACTTCGATCACGTCATGGACTCCGCGACCGCCGCCCTGCGTACCGGCGCGGTGCTCGCCGGCGGCCACTCCGCGGCCAACGTCGGCCGAGGGGCCGGCCTCACCGACGACCGCATCCACGTCGTCACGCCCCACGAGCCGATGTCCCTGGGTGCCTTCACCCTCACGTTCGTCGAGTCCGAACACTGCCCACCGGACCGCTTCCCCGGCACCATCACCGATCCCGTGGTGCCCCCGGCCAGGGCGTCCGCCTACCGGTGTGGTGAAGCCTGGTCGGTGCTCGTCGCGCACGCGAGCGGCCGGACCGCCCTGGTCCAGGGCAGCGCCGGCTACCGGCCGGGAGCGCTCGACGGGCGTCGGGCCGACGTCGTCTACCTGGGCATCGGCCAGCTCGGCGTGCAGGACGAGGACTACATTCGCACGTACTGGGCGCAGACCGTACGGGCCGTCGGAGCCCGTCGCGTGGTCCTCGTCCACTGGGACGACTTCTTCCGCCCGCTCGACCGGCCGCTGCGCGCCCTGCCGTACGCGGGCGACGACCTCGACGTCACCATGGGGGTCCTCACCCGACTGGCTCACGACGAGCGGGTCGCTCTGCACCTGCCGACCCTGTGGCGTCGGGAGGATCCCTGGGCGGGGCTGCGGTGA